The Apium graveolens cultivar Ventura chromosome 6, ASM990537v1, whole genome shotgun sequence genome contains a region encoding:
- the LOC141663988 gene encoding uncharacterized protein LOC141663988 isoform X2, which translates to MASLVTYSDPKLRKPNLLKDFLLDEFSSCSSNGFRSFPRRQCCTTTVRILLDRDLAKKKHNNHQIPVPQKSSSPGKSMLQRASTAVYKAVKNLPFSSSVMKPRRAILPRSISRKLFKRSFWKKSDRKEIERWNTFHTVVDNKSEPSMLYSPVKTNTGITNSTKSKKSYGSSVSWTESEFTSSSSCWSGNSGTVNSSENEVVKNSEQVVKKGKRVGVIVGEAITSSDANCVVDSPKQKQWPNEENKEQFSPVSVLDCPFDNDDVVEEEDEVSSAFKHKRPLVVEGTKHKLNKNLRRLESLSKLEPVVLEKRIALAECDNESVGSPLVPIQENFISDSEEEYKKSEKKSEELLEQMKARTPSTSLVLNSDNLFLDFFIEATCELNKVSDCELLDLAKDWINGQPQEVLLGWEVQKNREVYIREMEKGGMWGKLDEDRQEVALQLEAEIFTSLVNDLFVSF; encoded by the exons ATGGCTTCGTTAGTTACGTATTCGGATCCGAAATTACGAAAACCTAATCTACTAAAAGATTTTCTATTAGATGAATTTAGTTCATGTTCATCTAATGGCTTTCGTTCATTCCCTAGACGACAATGCTGCACCACAACCGTCCGAATCTTACTCGATCGCGATCTCGCAAAAAAGAAACACAATAATCATCAAATTCCGGTGCCTCAAAAATCATCTTCCCCGGGAAAATCAATGCTTCAAAGAGCCTCCACGGCAGTGTACAAAGCCGTGAAAAATTTACCATTCTCATCCTCCGTGATGAAGCCTAGAAGAGCAATTTTACCGAGGAGCATTTCTCGAAAGCTGTTCAAGCGAAGCTTCTGGAAGAAATCTGATCGCAAGGAGATCGAACGGTGGAACACATTTCACACTGTCGTTGATAATAAATCAGAGCCGTCAATGCTGTACTCTCCCGTCAAAACAAACACGGGGATCACAAACAGTACTAAAAGTAAAAAAAGTTACGGCAGCAGTGTTAGCTGGACGGAGAGTGAGTTTACGAGCAGTAGCTCGTGTTGGAGTGGTAATTCAGGGACGGTAAATTCATCAGAAAACGAGGTGGTGAAAAATTCGGAGCAAGTGGTAAAAAAGGGCAAGAGAGTCGGCGTTATTGTCGGTGAAGCAATTACTAGTTCTGATGCCAACTGTGTTGTGGATAGCCCTAAG CAGAAACAATGGCCTAACGAGGAAAACAAGGAACAATTTAGTCCAGTATCCGTGCTTGATTGTCCGTTCGACAATGATGATGTTGTGGAGGAAGAAGATGAGGTTTCTTCAGCTTTTAAGCACAAGCGGCCCCTTGTTGTGGAAG GAACAAAACACAAGCTCAACAAGAATCTTCGACGTCTAGAGAGCTTGTCTAAACTCGAGCCTGTCGTTTTAGAGAAGCGTATTGCTCTGGCCGAATGTGACAATGAATCTGTTGGATCTCCCTTAGTGCCCATCCAAGAAAACTTCATTTCAGACAGTGAGGAAGAGTATAAGAAATCAGAAAAAAAGTCAGAGGAATTGCTTGAACAAATGAAGGCAAGAACGCCATCAACGAGTCTCGTACTCAACTCCGACAATCTTTTCTTGGACTTCTTTATAGAGGCAACTTGTGAATTAAACAAAGTATCCGACTGTGAGCTGTTGGACTTGGCGAAAGATTGGATAAATGGACAACCACAAGAGGTGTTGTTGGGATGGGAAGTGCAGAAGAACAGGGAAGTGTACATCAGAGAAATGGAAAAGGGAGGAATGTGGGGGAAATTAGATGAAGATAGACAAGAAGTTGCATTACAGTTGGAAGCTGAGATTTTCACTTCTCTGGTGAATGATCTATTTGTTAGTTTTTGA
- the LOC141663988 gene encoding uncharacterized protein LOC141663988 isoform X1: MASLVTYSDPKLRKPNLLKDFLLDEFSSCSSNGFRSFPRRQCCTTTVRILLDRDLAKKKHNNHQIPVPQKSSSPGKSMLQRASTAVYKAVKNLPFSSSVMKPRRAILPRSISRKLFKRSFWKKSDRKEIERWNTFHTVVDNKSEPSMLYSPVKTNTGITNSTKSKKSYGSSVSWTESEFTSSSSCWSGNSGTVNSSENEVVKNSEQVVKKGKRVGVIVGEAITSSDANCVVDSPKQKQWPNEENKEQFSPVSVLDCPFDNDDVVEEEDEVSSAFKHKRPLVVEAGTKHKLNKNLRRLESLSKLEPVVLEKRIALAECDNESVGSPLVPIQENFISDSEEEYKKSEKKSEELLEQMKARTPSTSLVLNSDNLFLDFFIEATCELNKVSDCELLDLAKDWINGQPQEVLLGWEVQKNREVYIREMEKGGMWGKLDEDRQEVALQLEAEIFTSLVNDLFVSF; the protein is encoded by the exons ATGGCTTCGTTAGTTACGTATTCGGATCCGAAATTACGAAAACCTAATCTACTAAAAGATTTTCTATTAGATGAATTTAGTTCATGTTCATCTAATGGCTTTCGTTCATTCCCTAGACGACAATGCTGCACCACAACCGTCCGAATCTTACTCGATCGCGATCTCGCAAAAAAGAAACACAATAATCATCAAATTCCGGTGCCTCAAAAATCATCTTCCCCGGGAAAATCAATGCTTCAAAGAGCCTCCACGGCAGTGTACAAAGCCGTGAAAAATTTACCATTCTCATCCTCCGTGATGAAGCCTAGAAGAGCAATTTTACCGAGGAGCATTTCTCGAAAGCTGTTCAAGCGAAGCTTCTGGAAGAAATCTGATCGCAAGGAGATCGAACGGTGGAACACATTTCACACTGTCGTTGATAATAAATCAGAGCCGTCAATGCTGTACTCTCCCGTCAAAACAAACACGGGGATCACAAACAGTACTAAAAGTAAAAAAAGTTACGGCAGCAGTGTTAGCTGGACGGAGAGTGAGTTTACGAGCAGTAGCTCGTGTTGGAGTGGTAATTCAGGGACGGTAAATTCATCAGAAAACGAGGTGGTGAAAAATTCGGAGCAAGTGGTAAAAAAGGGCAAGAGAGTCGGCGTTATTGTCGGTGAAGCAATTACTAGTTCTGATGCCAACTGTGTTGTGGATAGCCCTAAG CAGAAACAATGGCCTAACGAGGAAAACAAGGAACAATTTAGTCCAGTATCCGTGCTTGATTGTCCGTTCGACAATGATGATGTTGTGGAGGAAGAAGATGAGGTTTCTTCAGCTTTTAAGCACAAGCGGCCCCTTGTTGTGGAAG CAGGAACAAAACACAAGCTCAACAAGAATCTTCGACGTCTAGAGAGCTTGTCTAAACTCGAGCCTGTCGTTTTAGAGAAGCGTATTGCTCTGGCCGAATGTGACAATGAATCTGTTGGATCTCCCTTAGTGCCCATCCAAGAAAACTTCATTTCAGACAGTGAGGAAGAGTATAAGAAATCAGAAAAAAAGTCAGAGGAATTGCTTGAACAAATGAAGGCAAGAACGCCATCAACGAGTCTCGTACTCAACTCCGACAATCTTTTCTTGGACTTCTTTATAGAGGCAACTTGTGAATTAAACAAAGTATCCGACTGTGAGCTGTTGGACTTGGCGAAAGATTGGATAAATGGACAACCACAAGAGGTGTTGTTGGGATGGGAAGTGCAGAAGAACAGGGAAGTGTACATCAGAGAAATGGAAAAGGGAGGAATGTGGGGGAAATTAGATGAAGATAGACAAGAAGTTGCATTACAGTTGGAAGCTGAGATTTTCACTTCTCTGGTGAATGATCTATTTGTTAGTTTTTGA
- the LOC141663988 gene encoding uncharacterized protein LOC141663988 isoform X3 — protein sequence MASLVTYSDPKLRKPNLLKDFLLDEFSSCSSNGFRSFPRRQCCTTTVRILLDRDLAKKKHNNHQIPVPQKSSSPGKSMLQRASTAVYKAVKNLPFSSSVMKPRRAILPRSISRKLFKRSFWKKSDRKEIERWNTFHTVVDNKSEPSMLYSPVKTNTGITNSTKSKKSYGSSVSWTESEFTSSSSCWSGNSGTVNSSENEVVKNSEQVVKKGKRVGVIVGEAITSSDANCVVDSPKKQWPNEENKEQFSPVSVLDCPFDNDDVVEEEDEVSSAFKHKRPLVVEAGTKHKLNKNLRRLESLSKLEPVVLEKRIALAECDNESVGSPLVPIQENFISDSEEEYKKSEKKSEELLEQMKARTPSTSLVLNSDNLFLDFFIEATCELNKVSDCELLDLAKDWINGQPQEVLLGWEVQKNREVYIREMEKGGMWGKLDEDRQEVALQLEAEIFTSLVNDLFVSF from the exons ATGGCTTCGTTAGTTACGTATTCGGATCCGAAATTACGAAAACCTAATCTACTAAAAGATTTTCTATTAGATGAATTTAGTTCATGTTCATCTAATGGCTTTCGTTCATTCCCTAGACGACAATGCTGCACCACAACCGTCCGAATCTTACTCGATCGCGATCTCGCAAAAAAGAAACACAATAATCATCAAATTCCGGTGCCTCAAAAATCATCTTCCCCGGGAAAATCAATGCTTCAAAGAGCCTCCACGGCAGTGTACAAAGCCGTGAAAAATTTACCATTCTCATCCTCCGTGATGAAGCCTAGAAGAGCAATTTTACCGAGGAGCATTTCTCGAAAGCTGTTCAAGCGAAGCTTCTGGAAGAAATCTGATCGCAAGGAGATCGAACGGTGGAACACATTTCACACTGTCGTTGATAATAAATCAGAGCCGTCAATGCTGTACTCTCCCGTCAAAACAAACACGGGGATCACAAACAGTACTAAAAGTAAAAAAAGTTACGGCAGCAGTGTTAGCTGGACGGAGAGTGAGTTTACGAGCAGTAGCTCGTGTTGGAGTGGTAATTCAGGGACGGTAAATTCATCAGAAAACGAGGTGGTGAAAAATTCGGAGCAAGTGGTAAAAAAGGGCAAGAGAGTCGGCGTTATTGTCGGTGAAGCAATTACTAGTTCTGATGCCAACTGTGTTGTGGATAGCCCTAAG AAACAATGGCCTAACGAGGAAAACAAGGAACAATTTAGTCCAGTATCCGTGCTTGATTGTCCGTTCGACAATGATGATGTTGTGGAGGAAGAAGATGAGGTTTCTTCAGCTTTTAAGCACAAGCGGCCCCTTGTTGTGGAAG CAGGAACAAAACACAAGCTCAACAAGAATCTTCGACGTCTAGAGAGCTTGTCTAAACTCGAGCCTGTCGTTTTAGAGAAGCGTATTGCTCTGGCCGAATGTGACAATGAATCTGTTGGATCTCCCTTAGTGCCCATCCAAGAAAACTTCATTTCAGACAGTGAGGAAGAGTATAAGAAATCAGAAAAAAAGTCAGAGGAATTGCTTGAACAAATGAAGGCAAGAACGCCATCAACGAGTCTCGTACTCAACTCCGACAATCTTTTCTTGGACTTCTTTATAGAGGCAACTTGTGAATTAAACAAAGTATCCGACTGTGAGCTGTTGGACTTGGCGAAAGATTGGATAAATGGACAACCACAAGAGGTGTTGTTGGGATGGGAAGTGCAGAAGAACAGGGAAGTGTACATCAGAGAAATGGAAAAGGGAGGAATGTGGGGGAAATTAGATGAAGATAGACAAGAAGTTGCATTACAGTTGGAAGCTGAGATTTTCACTTCTCTGGTGAATGATCTATTTGTTAGTTTTTGA